A stretch of DNA from Longimicrobiaceae bacterium:
CCAGTAGCGCCTCCTGGGTGTTGTTCTCGCGGACCAGCTCGCCCTCCTGCACCGGCACGCGGAAGGTGAAGCGCCGCCAACCCGGCTCCGACGCGGTGAAGTGGACCCGCACCGCGGCGGGAGTGCCATCCAGAGGCAGATCGACATTCTGCTCGGCGACGATCCTCCCTTCGTCCTCCACCACCAGCGGTACGGTCCGTCCCCCGAAGCCGTTCTGCGCCACCACCACGTCGACCACGAGCGAGGTCCCCTGCAGCACCGAGCGCGGGGTGGCGGCCCGACGCACTTCGATGTCGCGGCGGAACTCCTCCTCACCCACGCCCACGGTGTACACCGGGATCGAGGAGGCGCGCAGGTCCAGCAGCGAGGCATTGAGCTCCGCCTCCGCGCGGTCGGCCCCGTCGGAGATCACCACCAGCCCCGACAGCGGGACTCCGGCCAGCTCGGCCCTCGCCTGGTTGAGCGCCTGACCGATCCGACTCTGCCCTCCGAGGAAGGTGAGATCTCCCACGTCGGAGATGCGTTCCGCCGTGCTCGAGAAGCGGAACAGTCGCAGTCGGAAGCGCTCGCTGAGGGCCTCGATCAGGCGGCTCTGCTCGGGGTTGAGGCCGCGTTGCACGACGGCCCCGCGCGCCCCCGCGTCGCTGTCGGCGATGCGCATGCTGCGCGAATCGTCGATGAGAATCCCGAGGTAATTCTCCTGGGGAACGGCGACGGGGATCTGCAGGACCGGACGGAAGAGCAACAGTACGAGCAGAGCCAGGGCCGCCGTGCGCAGCGCGACCAGCACGGCGCGATCGCGCAGCAGGAGCCCGCGCCGGCCTCGCATGTACGACCAGGCCGCGAAGGCGGCGAGTGCGACCGCCGTCGCCAGTAGCCACCACGGAAGCGGGGTCGCGAAGAGCAGGCGGCCCTTCTCGAACACCAGTGGTGGGTACTTGAAGAGGAACTCCCAGATGGCGAGCAGCATGCCGGACCTGGTCGATCGGGTCGAGAATGGACCGCCACCGCCCGAAGTGGGCAGCGGCGGGAAGCGGAAACCGCAGCGGCGTGTGGGGGGCGGGGGCCTGGCCGCGCCCGAACCAACTGGCCGCGTCTCAGTGCGTCATCGCGTAGATGATCGCGTTGGTCCCCATCTCGAAGGCGTACGTCGAAAACTTCAGGGGATACAACGGGTGCTCGGCGTGCTCCCAGGCATCGCCGATGTCCGTGTTCCAGTTGATCATCACCATCAGCCGCCCGTGCTCGTCGAAGATGCCACGGGCATAGGGGACGTACCCGTCCTGCTCAAAGGTCGGAGCACCACTGATACCGCGGTCGACCGTGGGCACCTGAATGATCTCGTCTACGGTGTACATGGCCGAGAAGATGGGATGATCCATCGGTAGCTCGACGATCGGGTACTCCGGCAGGACCCGCTTGATCTCCCGCTCGAAGTTCTGCCACTGGTACGTCCCCCAGAAGTCGTCGATCATCAGGAAGCCGCCGGCGAGCAGGTAATTCCGCAGGCCCTGCACTTCCTCGTCCGTGAGCGACATGAAGCCGACCTCGAGGGCGTAGAGGAAGGGGTAGCGCCGCAGGTCCGGATCGTCGAGACGAACCGCGTTGTCCTCGGGGTACGCGTCGATATTGGAGAGGCGGGTCAGAACGGTCAGGAACTGAATGTCCGCCTTGGGATAGTCGGTTGCCCAGCTATTGTAGCCGCTGCGCCAACCGCGCGCGCCCCCAGTGTACCGCGCCCGGGTGAAGTAG
This window harbors:
- a CDS encoding DUF4159 domain-containing protein is translated as MQRSSLTPRSLRRTSQEGQKMRPFVSKRALLSVAVLTALAATAGAQMYLGSSAREERVERERWSSADARPASELPPHSFYFTRARYTGGARGWRSGYNSWATDYPKADIQFLTVLTRLSNIDAYPEDNAVRLDDPDLRRYPFLYALEVGFMSLTDEEVQGLRNYLLAGGFLMIDDFWGTYQWQNFEREIKRVLPEYPIVELPMDHPIFSAMYTVDEIIQVPTVDRGISGAPTFEQDGYVPYARGIFDEHGRLMVMINWNTDIGDAWEHAEHPLYPLKFSTYAFEMGTNAIIYAMTH